Proteins from a genomic interval of Heterodontus francisci isolate sHetFra1 chromosome 31, sHetFra1.hap1, whole genome shotgun sequence:
- the LOC137347159 gene encoding ribonucleoside-diphosphate reductase subunit M2 isoform X4 produces MSTRVLISQKNQSSVYPSKPLVEEQNRIDLKDPKAVKTQDEPLLRENPNRFVIFPIQYHDMWQMYKKAEASFWTAEEVDLSKDLAHWGSLKQEEKHFISHVLAFFAASDGIVNENLVERFSQEVQVTEARCFYGFQIAMENIHSEMYSLLIDAYIKDPSEREFLFNAIETMPCVKRKADWALRWIDDQESTFGERVVGFAAVEGIFFSGSFAAIFWLKKRGLMPGLTFSNELISRDEGLHCDFACLMFKHLVHKPSEARVQEIITEAVKIEQEFLTESLPVDLIGMNCTLMKYYIEFVADRLLLELGFSKDPHIHFRRCG; encoded by the exons ATGTCTACTCGAGTTCTTATATCCCAGAAAAATCAAAGTTCCGTTTATCCTTCCAAACCTCTTGTTGAAGAACAAAACAgg ATTGACTTGAAAGATCCAAAAGCTGTAAAAACTCAGGATGAGCCCCTTCTTCGGGAAAACCCCAATCGGTTTGTCATCTTTCCGATCCAATACCATGATATGTGGCAAATGTATAAAAAGGCAGAAGCATCATTCTGGACTGCAGAAGAG GTTGACTTGTCTAAGGACTTGGCACACTGGGGATCTTTGAAACAGGAAGAAAAACATTTTATCTCTCATGTTCTGGCATTCTTTGCTGCCAGTGATGGAATTGTAAATGAGAACCTG gTGGAGCGATTCAGTCAAGAGGTCCAAGTCACTGAAGCTCGTTGTTTCTATGGTTTCCAAATTGCCATGGAGAATATTCATTCGGAGATGTACAGTCTCCTTATTGATGCCTACATCAAGGATCCCAGTGAAAG GGAGTTCTTGTTTAATGCAATTGAAACCATGCCATGTGTCAAGAGGAAGGCTGACTGGGCCTTGCGATGGATTGATGATCAGGAGTCCACATTTG GAGAGCGAGTGGTTGGCTTTGCTGCTGTCGAGGGAATCTTTTTCTCTGGGTCTTTTGCTGCTATTTTCTGGTTGAAGAAACGAGGGTTGATGCCAGGCCTGACTTTCTCCAATGAACTGATCAGTAGGGATGAA GGTTTGCATTGTGACTTTGCCTGTCTAATGTTCAAACACTTAGTTCACAAGCCCTCAGAAGCAAGAGTTCAAGAAATCATCACCGAAGCAGTGAAGATTGAACAA GAATTTCTGACCGAGTCTCTCCCTGTTGACTTGATAGGCATGAACTGCACCCTGATGAAATATTACATTGAGTTTGTAGCTGACCGCCTGCTATTGGAGTTGGGTTTCAGTAAG
- the LOC137347159 gene encoding ribonucleoside-diphosphate reductase subunit M2 isoform X3 — MSTRVLISQKNQSSVYPSKPLVEEQNRIDLKDPKAVKTQDEPLLRENPNRFVIFPIQYHDMWQMYKKAEASFWTAEEVDLSKDLAHWGSLKQEEKHFISHVLAFFAASDGIVNENLVERFSQEVQVTEARCFYGFQIAMENIHSEMYSLLIDAYIKDPSEREFLFNAIETMPCVKRKADWALRWIDDQESTFGERVVGFAAVEGIFFSGSFAAIFWLKKRGLMPGLTFSNELISRDEEFLTESLPVDLIGMNCTLMKYYIEFVADRLLLELGFSKIFKTDNPFDFMENISLEGKTNFFEKRVAEYQRMGVMSKAEDNNFTLDADF, encoded by the exons ATGTCTACTCGAGTTCTTATATCCCAGAAAAATCAAAGTTCCGTTTATCCTTCCAAACCTCTTGTTGAAGAACAAAACAgg ATTGACTTGAAAGATCCAAAAGCTGTAAAAACTCAGGATGAGCCCCTTCTTCGGGAAAACCCCAATCGGTTTGTCATCTTTCCGATCCAATACCATGATATGTGGCAAATGTATAAAAAGGCAGAAGCATCATTCTGGACTGCAGAAGAG GTTGACTTGTCTAAGGACTTGGCACACTGGGGATCTTTGAAACAGGAAGAAAAACATTTTATCTCTCATGTTCTGGCATTCTTTGCTGCCAGTGATGGAATTGTAAATGAGAACCTG gTGGAGCGATTCAGTCAAGAGGTCCAAGTCACTGAAGCTCGTTGTTTCTATGGTTTCCAAATTGCCATGGAGAATATTCATTCGGAGATGTACAGTCTCCTTATTGATGCCTACATCAAGGATCCCAGTGAAAG GGAGTTCTTGTTTAATGCAATTGAAACCATGCCATGTGTCAAGAGGAAGGCTGACTGGGCCTTGCGATGGATTGATGATCAGGAGTCCACATTTG GAGAGCGAGTGGTTGGCTTTGCTGCTGTCGAGGGAATCTTTTTCTCTGGGTCTTTTGCTGCTATTTTCTGGTTGAAGAAACGAGGGTTGATGCCAGGCCTGACTTTCTCCAATGAACTGATCAGTAGGGATGAA GAATTTCTGACCGAGTCTCTCCCTGTTGACTTGATAGGCATGAACTGCACCCTGATGAAATATTACATTGAGTTTGTAGCTGACCGCCTGCTATTGGAGTTGGGTTTCAGTAAG ATTTTTAAAACCGACAACCCTTTTGACTTCATGGAAAACATTTCTCTGGAGGGGAAAACCAACTTCTTTGAAAAGAGAGTTGCTGAGTATCAAAGAATGGGAGTGATGTCAAAAGCAGAAGATAACAATTTCACACTGGACGCTGACTTTTAG
- the LOC137347159 gene encoding ribonucleoside-diphosphate reductase subunit M2 isoform X1, protein MSTRVLISQKNQSSVYPSKPLVEEQNRIDLKDPKAVKTQDEPLLRENPNRFVIFPIQYHDMWQMYKKAEASFWTAEEVDLSKDLAHWGSLKQEEKHFISHVLAFFAASDGIVNENLVERFSQEVQVTEARCFYGFQIAMENIHSEMYSLLIDAYIKDPSEREFLFNAIETMPCVKRKADWALRWIDDQESTFGERVVGFAAVEGIFFSGSFAAIFWLKKRGLMPGLTFSNELISRDEGLHCDFACLMFKHLVHKPSEARVQEIITEAVKIEQEFLTESLPVDLIGMNCTLMKYYIEFVADRLLLELGFSKIFKTDNPFDFMENISLEGKTNFFEKRVAEYQRMGVMSKAEDNNFTLDADF, encoded by the exons ATGTCTACTCGAGTTCTTATATCCCAGAAAAATCAAAGTTCCGTTTATCCTTCCAAACCTCTTGTTGAAGAACAAAACAgg ATTGACTTGAAAGATCCAAAAGCTGTAAAAACTCAGGATGAGCCCCTTCTTCGGGAAAACCCCAATCGGTTTGTCATCTTTCCGATCCAATACCATGATATGTGGCAAATGTATAAAAAGGCAGAAGCATCATTCTGGACTGCAGAAGAG GTTGACTTGTCTAAGGACTTGGCACACTGGGGATCTTTGAAACAGGAAGAAAAACATTTTATCTCTCATGTTCTGGCATTCTTTGCTGCCAGTGATGGAATTGTAAATGAGAACCTG gTGGAGCGATTCAGTCAAGAGGTCCAAGTCACTGAAGCTCGTTGTTTCTATGGTTTCCAAATTGCCATGGAGAATATTCATTCGGAGATGTACAGTCTCCTTATTGATGCCTACATCAAGGATCCCAGTGAAAG GGAGTTCTTGTTTAATGCAATTGAAACCATGCCATGTGTCAAGAGGAAGGCTGACTGGGCCTTGCGATGGATTGATGATCAGGAGTCCACATTTG GAGAGCGAGTGGTTGGCTTTGCTGCTGTCGAGGGAATCTTTTTCTCTGGGTCTTTTGCTGCTATTTTCTGGTTGAAGAAACGAGGGTTGATGCCAGGCCTGACTTTCTCCAATGAACTGATCAGTAGGGATGAA GGTTTGCATTGTGACTTTGCCTGTCTAATGTTCAAACACTTAGTTCACAAGCCCTCAGAAGCAAGAGTTCAAGAAATCATCACCGAAGCAGTGAAGATTGAACAA GAATTTCTGACCGAGTCTCTCCCTGTTGACTTGATAGGCATGAACTGCACCCTGATGAAATATTACATTGAGTTTGTAGCTGACCGCCTGCTATTGGAGTTGGGTTTCAGTAAG ATTTTTAAAACCGACAACCCTTTTGACTTCATGGAAAACATTTCTCTGGAGGGGAAAACCAACTTCTTTGAAAAGAGAGTTGCTGAGTATCAAAGAATGGGAGTGATGTCAAAAGCAGAAGATAACAATTTCACACTGGACGCTGACTTTTAG
- the LOC137347159 gene encoding ribonucleoside-diphosphate reductase subunit M2 isoform X2 produces MCLLQIDLKDPKAVKTQDEPLLRENPNRFVIFPIQYHDMWQMYKKAEASFWTAEEVDLSKDLAHWGSLKQEEKHFISHVLAFFAASDGIVNENLVERFSQEVQVTEARCFYGFQIAMENIHSEMYSLLIDAYIKDPSEREFLFNAIETMPCVKRKADWALRWIDDQESTFGERVVGFAAVEGIFFSGSFAAIFWLKKRGLMPGLTFSNELISRDEGLHCDFACLMFKHLVHKPSEARVQEIITEAVKIEQEFLTESLPVDLIGMNCTLMKYYIEFVADRLLLELGFSKIFKTDNPFDFMENISLEGKTNFFEKRVAEYQRMGVMSKAEDNNFTLDADF; encoded by the exons atgtgtctgCTTCAG ATTGACTTGAAAGATCCAAAAGCTGTAAAAACTCAGGATGAGCCCCTTCTTCGGGAAAACCCCAATCGGTTTGTCATCTTTCCGATCCAATACCATGATATGTGGCAAATGTATAAAAAGGCAGAAGCATCATTCTGGACTGCAGAAGAG GTTGACTTGTCTAAGGACTTGGCACACTGGGGATCTTTGAAACAGGAAGAAAAACATTTTATCTCTCATGTTCTGGCATTCTTTGCTGCCAGTGATGGAATTGTAAATGAGAACCTG gTGGAGCGATTCAGTCAAGAGGTCCAAGTCACTGAAGCTCGTTGTTTCTATGGTTTCCAAATTGCCATGGAGAATATTCATTCGGAGATGTACAGTCTCCTTATTGATGCCTACATCAAGGATCCCAGTGAAAG GGAGTTCTTGTTTAATGCAATTGAAACCATGCCATGTGTCAAGAGGAAGGCTGACTGGGCCTTGCGATGGATTGATGATCAGGAGTCCACATTTG GAGAGCGAGTGGTTGGCTTTGCTGCTGTCGAGGGAATCTTTTTCTCTGGGTCTTTTGCTGCTATTTTCTGGTTGAAGAAACGAGGGTTGATGCCAGGCCTGACTTTCTCCAATGAACTGATCAGTAGGGATGAA GGTTTGCATTGTGACTTTGCCTGTCTAATGTTCAAACACTTAGTTCACAAGCCCTCAGAAGCAAGAGTTCAAGAAATCATCACCGAAGCAGTGAAGATTGAACAA GAATTTCTGACCGAGTCTCTCCCTGTTGACTTGATAGGCATGAACTGCACCCTGATGAAATATTACATTGAGTTTGTAGCTGACCGCCTGCTATTGGAGTTGGGTTTCAGTAAG ATTTTTAAAACCGACAACCCTTTTGACTTCATGGAAAACATTTCTCTGGAGGGGAAAACCAACTTCTTTGAAAAGAGAGTTGCTGAGTATCAAAGAATGGGAGTGATGTCAAAAGCAGAAGATAACAATTTCACACTGGACGCTGACTTTTAG
- the LOC137347159 gene encoding ribonucleoside-diphosphate reductase subunit M2 isoform X5 yields the protein MWQMYKKAEASFWTAEEVDLSKDLAHWGSLKQEEKHFISHVLAFFAASDGIVNENLVERFSQEVQVTEARCFYGFQIAMENIHSEMYSLLIDAYIKDPSEREFLFNAIETMPCVKRKADWALRWIDDQESTFGERVVGFAAVEGIFFSGSFAAIFWLKKRGLMPGLTFSNELISRDEGLHCDFACLMFKHLVHKPSEARVQEIITEAVKIEQEFLTESLPVDLIGMNCTLMKYYIEFVADRLLLELGFSKIFKTDNPFDFMENISLEGKTNFFEKRVAEYQRMGVMSKAEDNNFTLDADF from the exons ATGTGGCAAATGTATAAAAAGGCAGAAGCATCATTCTGGACTGCAGAAGAG GTTGACTTGTCTAAGGACTTGGCACACTGGGGATCTTTGAAACAGGAAGAAAAACATTTTATCTCTCATGTTCTGGCATTCTTTGCTGCCAGTGATGGAATTGTAAATGAGAACCTG gTGGAGCGATTCAGTCAAGAGGTCCAAGTCACTGAAGCTCGTTGTTTCTATGGTTTCCAAATTGCCATGGAGAATATTCATTCGGAGATGTACAGTCTCCTTATTGATGCCTACATCAAGGATCCCAGTGAAAG GGAGTTCTTGTTTAATGCAATTGAAACCATGCCATGTGTCAAGAGGAAGGCTGACTGGGCCTTGCGATGGATTGATGATCAGGAGTCCACATTTG GAGAGCGAGTGGTTGGCTTTGCTGCTGTCGAGGGAATCTTTTTCTCTGGGTCTTTTGCTGCTATTTTCTGGTTGAAGAAACGAGGGTTGATGCCAGGCCTGACTTTCTCCAATGAACTGATCAGTAGGGATGAA GGTTTGCATTGTGACTTTGCCTGTCTAATGTTCAAACACTTAGTTCACAAGCCCTCAGAAGCAAGAGTTCAAGAAATCATCACCGAAGCAGTGAAGATTGAACAA GAATTTCTGACCGAGTCTCTCCCTGTTGACTTGATAGGCATGAACTGCACCCTGATGAAATATTACATTGAGTTTGTAGCTGACCGCCTGCTATTGGAGTTGGGTTTCAGTAAG ATTTTTAAAACCGACAACCCTTTTGACTTCATGGAAAACATTTCTCTGGAGGGGAAAACCAACTTCTTTGAAAAGAGAGTTGCTGAGTATCAAAGAATGGGAGTGATGTCAAAAGCAGAAGATAACAATTTCACACTGGACGCTGACTTTTAG